The proteins below come from a single Vitis vinifera cultivar Pinot Noir 40024 chromosome 9, ASM3070453v1 genomic window:
- the LOC100854069 gene encoding coniferyl alcohol acyltransferase, translating into MSSSGGEFMVTMRRKEVVAAMLPMQKHWLPLSNLDLLLPPIDVAVFFCYKKPRGSASGGDDFTFGSMVRVLKEAMAQALVPYYAFAGEILSNSLGEAELLCNNRGVDFLDAYADVKLQDLNLYNPDESIEGKLVPTRKHGVLSVQVTELKCGGIVVACTFDHRIADAYSTNMFLVSWAEMAQSKPLSVIPSFRRSLLNPRHPGSYAPSLDHMYVPISALPPPKVPQPGADPLISRLYYVTAEKLSLLQTLATSKSSSYKRTKLESLSAFLWKIVAKSAHMENANQKICKMSVVVDGRKRLSSGDEDMTTAMASYFGNVLSFPFGEKIVNDLKEKPLSWVGDEVHDFLEAAMTKEHFLGLIDWVEAHRPEPATLNMCCSGNSDGPGFMVSSGQRFPVTKVDFGWGRPALGSYHFPWGEEVGYVMPMPSPTVDGDWVVYMHLLKAQIELIETEAADIFSPLTADRLNLLNAD; encoded by the exons ATGAGTAGTAGTGGAGGAGAATTCATGGTAACAATGAGGAGGAAAGAAGTAGTGGCAGCTATGCTACCAATGCAGAAGCACTGGCTACCACTCTCTAACCTGGACTTGCTTTTACCCCCCATTGATGTTGCCGTGTTCTTCTGTTATAAGAAGCCACGTGGAAGTGCCAGCGGAGGTGATGACTTCACATTTGGGTCCATGGTTAGGGTTCTGAAAGAGGCCATGGCCCAAGCCCTGGTGCCCTATTATGCCTTTGCTGGAGAAATCTTGTCTAACTCATTGGGGGAAGCTGAGCTTCTTTGCAACAACCGTGGGGTGGATTTCTTGGACGCTTATGCGGATGTAAAACTACAAGACCTCAACTTGTATAACCCTGACGAAAGCATTGAAGGCAAGCTTGTCCCTACGAGGAAGCATGGCGTCCTCTCAGTCCAG GTGACTGAGCTCAAATGTGGCGGAATTGTGGTGGCCTGTACATTTGATCACCGGATAGCAGACGCATATTCTACCAATATGTTCCTAGTTTCATGGGCTGAGATGGCTCAGTCCAAGCCCTTATCTGTAATACCATCTTTCCGGCGTTCTCTCCTCAACCCTCGACATCCAGGCTCCTATGCTCCGTCCCTTGACCACATGTACGTTCCCATCTCAGCCTTACCTCCGCCCAAAGTTCCACAACCTGGTGCTGATCCTCTCATAAGCCGTCTGTACTATGTCACTGCCGAGAAGCTCAGTCTACTCCAAACACTAGCCACCAGCAAGAGTAGCTCCTACAAGAGGACCAAACTAGAGTCTCTTAGTGCCTTTTTGTGGAAGATAGTGGCCAAAAGTGCTCACATGGAAAATGCAAACCAAAAAATATGCAAGATGAGTGTCGTGGTGGATGGAAGAAAGAGGTTAAGCAGTGGAGATGAGGATATGACAACAGCGATGGCCTCATACTTTGGAAATGTGCTGTCATTCCCCTTTGGTGAGAAGATAGTAAATGACCTCAAAGAAAAACCACTGAGTTGGGTGGGAGATGAAGTTCATGATTTCCTGGAAGCGGCTATGACAAAGGAACATTTCTTGGGGCTGATAGACTGGGTGGAGGCTCATCGTCCAGAGCCGGCTACACTGAATATGTGCTGCAGTGGCAATAGCGACGGGCCAGGATTTATGGTGTCATCAGGGCAGAGGTTCCCGGTGACAAAGGTGGATTTCGGCTGGGGTAGGCCGGCTCTAGGGTCATATCATTTTCCATGGGGTGAAGAAGTTGGGTACGTGATGCCAATGCCAAGCCCCACTGTAGATGGTGACTGGGTGGTGTACATGCACCTCTTGAAAGCCCAGATTGAGTTGATTGAGACTGAGGCTGCTGATATCTTTAGCCCCTTAACAGCTGACCGTCTCAATTTGCTTAACGCAGATTAG
- the LOC132254277 gene encoding uncharacterized protein LOC132254277, with translation MPPRRPASSQNCQANDDIPPPPEALPPMSTEGLYRYLGTLAGLVERQARATGSNGQGQSSSTRGSSFDDFKKLGPPYFSGTSDPTEAEAWIMKIEKFFDVIDCSEEQKGSYVAFMLNKEADHWWRMTKRLLEDQGPIVGEFVRLEQGDLTVAQYEAKFTELSRFAPQLIATEDEKTLKFQDGLKPYLKNKISILKLSVYSEVVDRALIAEKDNEELHQYKEQQRKRNRNDGAHGNQTQKRSAPSRNQNKGKVAQNLDGICHTCGKKHG, from the exons ATGCCACCAAGGAGACCTGCATCTTCCCAAAACTGTCAGGCTAATGATGATATACCTCCTCCACCTGAGGCTTTGCCCCCTATGAGTACTGAAGGGCTTTATAGATATTTAGGGACTTTGGCTGGCTTGGTTGAGCGTCAGGCTAGAGCTACTGGAAGTAATGGTCAAGGACAATCCTCATCTACTAGGGGTAGCTCATTTGACGACTTTAAGAAGTTGGGTCCCCCTTACTTTTCTGGTACTTCAGATCCAACAGAGGCAGAGGCTTGGATTATGAAAatagagaaattctttgatgtcATTGATTGTTCTGAGGAGCAAAAAGGCTCATATGTAGCATTTATGCTAAACAAAGAGGCAGACCATTGGTGGCGCATGACTAAGAGGCTTTTGGAGGATCAAGGgcccatt GTGGGAGAGTTTGTCCGTTTGGAACAGGGGGATTTGACTGTGGCCCAATATGAGGCTAAGTTTACCGAACTATCACGTTTTGCCCCACAGTTGATTGCTACAGAGGATGAAAAAacattaaagtttcaggatggacTAAAGCCTTATCTGAAGAATAAGATATCAATTTTGAAGCTTAGTGTTTATTCAGAGGTGGTAGACAGAGCCCTTATTGCAGAGAAGGATAATGAAGAGCTTCACCAGTATAAGGAACAACAAAGGAAGAGGAATAGAAAtgatggtgctcatggtaacCAAACACAGAAAAGGTCTGCTCCAAGTAGAAATCagaataaaggaaaagtagCACAAAATTTAGATGGGATTTGTCATACTTGTGGCAAGAAGCATGGGTAG